Proteins co-encoded in one Capsicum annuum cultivar UCD-10X-F1 chromosome 9, UCD10Xv1.1, whole genome shotgun sequence genomic window:
- the LOC107879700 gene encoding cysteine-rich repeat secretory protein 38 encodes MASSKLISCLIFLSSIATVISTDPLFHFCSKSGNFTAHSYYAQNLKNVLGDLYLKTPLTGFSTSSIGKNYDQSNGLSLCRGDASSDDCKTCVLDASEELGKRCPYDKEAIIWYDNCLLKYSNKNFLGKIDNTYKFYMWNVRVVSKPEYFNAKTKELLGSLAENADKKKNLYATGEMEIEENKKLYGLVQCTRDISNEDCKKCLEGIITELPSCCDGKEGGRVVGGSCNFRYEIYPFISTP; translated from the coding sequence ATGGCTTCCTCAAAATTAATCTCTTGTCTAATATTTctttcatccattgcaacagttATTTCCACAGATCCACTCTTCCATTTTtgctcaaaatctggaaatttcacaGCCCATAGTTACTATgcacaaaatttgaaaaatgtcTTAGGTGATCTCTACTTGAAAACACCTCTAACAGGGTTCTCAACTAGCTCAATTGGGAAAAATTACGACCAATCAAATGGACTTTCTCTATGTCGAGGTGATGCTTCAAGTGACGATTGCAAGACATGTGTATTAGATGCTAGTGAAGAACTTGGAAAACGTTGTCCATACGATAAAGAAGCCATCATATGGTACGATAATTGTCTCTTGAAATATTCCAACAAAAATTTCTTAGGAAAAATTGATAACACATACAAGTTTTACATGTGGAATGTTCGCGTTGTGAGCAAGCCTGAATATTTCAATGCAAAGACCAAGGAGTTATTGGGAAGCTTGGCTGAAAATGCTGATAAAAAGAAGAATTTGTATGCAACTGGAGAAATGGagattgaagaaaataagaaactGTATGGATTGGTTCAATGTACAAGAGATATTTCTAATGAGGATTGTAAGAAGTGTCTTGAGGGTATTATTACTGAACTTCCAAGTTGTTGTGATGGGAAAGAAGGTGGAAGAGTTGTTGGTGGGAGTTGTAACTTTAGATATGAAATTTACCCTTTTATTAGTACTCCTTAG